From the Thermococcus sp. M36 genome, the window AGATATTCATCAACGGTGACCTCTTCCCTCGTCTCGAACTCGATGTCGAGAGCCTGTCCCTCGCACAGCTCGTTGGAGGTCTGGACGAGGACTTCTAGAATCCTCGCTTTCTTCTCGGGACTGACCTCGGCCTTGGCAACAGCCTCGAAGGCCTTGCTGAAGAGCAGGTCGCCGGCGAGGATTGCCATGTTGATACCCCAGACCTTATGGACGGTCGGCCTTCCGCGCCTGAGCTCGTCCATGTCCATTATGTCGTCGTGGACGAGGGAGTAGTTGTGTATAAGCTCGACCGCGGCCGCTGGATAGAGTGCCTTGCTTGGATCACCGCCAACGGCTTCAGCCGCCCTCAGGACGACGAACGGGCGAACCCTCTTGCCGCCGGCGAGCGGATAATGCCTGGCAGCGTCGTAGAGCTTTTTCGGTTCTCTCTCCGGAATGAGCTTGAAGAGCACATCATCAACGTCCTTTGCCATCTCCTTAACCCTTGCGAACAGATCATCATACTTTCTCATTCTACCACCCCGTGAGCAATGAAAGCAATGTCAAAAGGAAAAAGGGAGGAACGGTTTATCAGTTTTGCCCTCAGGGCACTTCAACAGTGTAGCCGTTCCTTGAAACGAAGACGTCCCTTCCGATGAGGTATCCCTCTTCCTCTGCCAGCTCCGCGTAGTGGGTGAGCATCCTGAACTCGCCGTGGGCCGGGACGATGTTTTCGGGGTTGAGCAACCTGAGGAGATAGCGGTGATCCTCCCTGCTCGCGTGGCCGCTGACATGGAGGTCTTTTATCATCCTGACACCCCTCATCCTGAGCTTTGTCTCAAGGACGTAGCGCTGGGCCCTGTTGAGCGGGTTGGGTATCGTCCCGGCGGAGAAGACAACCGTATCGCGCTTGCCTATGTCGTAGAGCTCGCCGTTGGCCATCCTCGTTAAAACTGCACCCGGCTCGCCCTGGTGGCCGGTGACTATCAGCAGGTAGTTCTCCCTGGCCTGACTGACCTCCCTCAGAACCTTCCTCACCGCGTTGGGGCTTCTGATTGCCCTGGCACCCTTCATCTTTATGAGCCCCAGCTGTTTGGCTATGCCGGTATACTTGGCCAGAGAGCGGCCGACCAGAACGGCCTGCCTGCCCATCTTGTTGGCTATCCAGATGAGCTCCTGAAGGCGAGCAATGTGGCTGGCGAAGGTGGTCGCTATCAGTCCGTCGGCCTCCATGCCCTCGTAGAGGAAGAAGTCTTCGAGGAGCATCTGCGCCACTGCTTCGCTCGGCGTCTTGGTTGGTTCAGCGACACGGGTTGACTCGGCTATAAGAACCTTGACACCCTCCTTCCCGAGCTCCTTCAGGCGTTTGTAGTCGGGCCTCTCACCGAGCGGGTTGTTGTTATCGAACTTGAAGTCACCCGTGTGGACGACCGCGCCCTCAGGCGTGTGGACAACCACCATCGCGGACTGCGGTATTGAGTGCGTTATCTGGACGAACTCTATGGCCAGGTTCTCGCTCACCTGGACTATCTCGCCGTATTCAGTCTCGTACATTGGGTTCTTGACCTCAAAGTACTTCTCGCTCTTGACCTCGCCCTTGGCGAGCTTTATAGTGTATGGGGTGCCGTAAATCGGGACGTCCGGGTAGTGAGGAGCGAGCTTGCCAACGGCCCCTATGTGATCCAGATGGCCGTGGGTGAACGCGATGGCAACGACTTTTTTGTGCTTTATTCCCGAGTCATCGGGGATGGCGCCCAGCTTCTGGAGCTCCTTGGTGGGGAACTCCTGAATGTTCACATCCTCATGTATTAAAACACGGTCTAGGCGGATCCCCATGTCTATTATAACAACCTCCCCGTTGTACTCGACGGCGGTCATGTTTTTGCCGACTTCCTCATAACCGCTAACTGTGTGGATTTTTATCATGGCTATTCCTCCTAACGCCCCCAAGCCTCTCCTGAGGCATGGGGCTGCGTTGGTCTTAGTTGTGGGCAGGGGTTTAAAAAGGTGTGCATTTCCGGGGGAAAAGAGACGGGGGTCAGAACCTCCTGTCCCGGAGGTAGACCAGCAAATCAATCCTCTGCTCCAGCCACTCCCTCGTGAATCCTGTGACCACGAGCGGGACCCTTCTGAGCTCCTCGACGTTCCTGGCACCAACGAGGAACATGGTGTTCCTGATTTCCTCGATATAGCGCCTGAGAACCTTGATGACGCCCTCAACGTCGCCCTTGACGGCAGGCCTGAGCAGCGGCAGGGCAATGCCGGCGAAGGTCGCACCCATCGCCAATGCCTTAGCCATCGTTATTCCGTCCCGCATCCCGCCGGTGGCTATTATCGGCAGCTCGGTCGAATACCTGACCTCAGCGACGCTTATCGAGGTCTTTATACCCCAGTCCCAGAACCTGAGAGCCAGGTTCCGCCCCAGCTCGTCCTTCGCCCTGTAGTACTCGACCGCGCTCCAGCTCGTCCCGCCGAGGCCGCCGACGTCGATGGCGTCTATACCGATGCTCTCGAGCCTTATCGCGACCTCCATCGAGACGCCGGCGCCAGTTTCCTTGGCGATTATCGGGTAGGGGAACTCGGCCTTAAGCTCGGCGAGGGCCTTCAGGACACCCCTGTACTGTGTATCCCCTTCGGGCTGGACGCTCTCCTGGAGGGGGTTCATGTGGATTGCCAAAGCGTCCGCCTGAATCGTCTCGACGGCCTTTAAAGCCTCATCAATGCCGTACCTGTCAGGCATTGTCTCGGCGAACTGCGGCGCCCCAAGGTTGCCGACGAGGAAGACATCAGGCGCGACGTCGCGGACGTAGTAGCTTTCCCATGTCTCGGGCTTCCTTATCATGGCCCTCTGGCTGCCGACGCCCATGGGGATGTTCAGCTCCTGAGCTGCCTTTGCCAGGGTCTTGTTTATCTTTCCGGCGAGCTGAGAGCCTTTCGTTCCGCCGGTCATGCCGGCTATGAAAATTGGGTAATCGAACTTCCTCCCAAGGAACTCGACGCTGAGGTCTATTTCCTCCTTGTCTATCTCGGGAAGGCTCATGTGGACGAAGTGAATGTCCTCAAAACCGTTGGAAACGTGAGCCTGAACGTTTCTTTTCAAGCAGTGCTCGATGTGCTCGAATTTCCTGATGACAGTGAGTTCCTCCTTATCGAACGCCTGCATTCACACCACCGATGGAAGAATGGTAGGAAAAGTTAAGAGGTTTTGGGTCCGTGACGTCCTATTCCCGGGCAATCCTCGTCCCGAAGCCATCCCCCCTAATGGCTCCGCTCAGCCTCCCCGGGACTTTGCCGTTCACGAACCAGACCTCGGAGTGCTCCGCTATCTTCTTCGCCTCCCTCAGCTTGTTGCAGATACCACCGGTGACGTCGGTTCCAGCTGAGGTGCAGTGGAGCCTCTCAAGGAGGGCAAGTATCTCCTCCTTTGGAAGGTTCTGAATAAGGCGTCCCTCCCCCGGCTTTCCGTCATAGATCCCGTCAACGTCCATGAGGAATATCACCTTGTTCGGCTCAAGCATCTTGGCGAGGTAGGTTATTATCTGGTCGCCGGAGAGGATCTCGACGCCCTTAGCCAGGTCAATGGAGACATCCCCGAAGAGCACTGGTATGAACTTCAGCTCAAGGAGCCTCTCCACCACCTCAAGGTCGCCGTAGGCGACTTCACCGTTCTCGGTTATGAAAACGGAGGAGGTCGAGACCGAGAACGCCGGCAGGCCCTCTCGGACGAAGGCCTCTATAAAACGAGCGTTGGCCCTCAGCATGGCCTGGTGGGTGAGGGTGAACCCTATCCTCTTGAGGTGAGCGGTCTCCCAGTCCCCGGGGAGGCCGTCCCTTATCCGGTACTCCTTGGCGTAGGGGTGCCCGAAGCTGCCCCCACCGTGGACTATTATGAAGCCCTCCCTCGGATAAAAGTTCACTATCTCCTTCGCTATCCTCCTCACGGTCTCCCCGTCGAAGTTCTCTGCTTTTCCCTTCTTATCGCTGAAGACGCTTCCGCCGACCTTGACGATTATCATGGCAGAACCTCCTCTATTCTGAGCCCTTCCCTGCTTATCCTCGTTATCATCGGCGTTCCGCCGGCTATGGTTATTGCCGTCGCCACCTCACTCTGCTTCTCCGGAGCTAGGGCGTACATGCAGCCGCCACCGCCGGCGCCGGTTATCTTTGCTCCGAGCGCGCCGGCAGTTCTGGCAGCGTAAACCAGCTCGCTGAGCTTCTTTGTTGAGACGCCGAGGGCATCTAAAAGTCCGTGGTTGATGTTCATGAGCCCGCCGAGCCTGGCGAAGCGTATCTCTTCGTCAAGATCGGAGAGAATGACCTCCCTGGCCCTCTCGACTATCTTGCCCATCGAAGCGAGTATCGGCTCGACGACGTCAGGCATCTCCTCATAGTTCCTCCTAACCATTGCGACGAGCTCCTTCGTTGAGCCACTTGAGCCCGTGTAGCCGACGACTATCGGCAGCTCCATGAAGGGCAGGTGCTCGAAGTTACCCTTCTCATAGTGGATGAAGCCCCCTATTGCCGAGACGGTGGGGTCTATACCGCTTGAGGCGCCCTGGACGAGGAGCTCAACCCTGTGGCCGAGCTTTCCGATTTCCTTATTGGTCAGTTCCAGGCCGAGGAGCCTTGAGACCGCCCCTATGGTCGCGACGGCTACCGCTGCAGAGCTTCCAAGGCCGGCCCCGACTGGTATCTGCGAGGTTATCGAGACTGTTACTCCCTTCCCTGTTGAGTCGGCCTCCTCCCGCACAAGCTCAATGGCCTGCCTGACGTAGCTCAGAACCTCGGCGGCCTTTCCGTAGTCGCTCTCAAAGTATATCTCATCCTCGGAGAATGAGACGGTTAAACCGGGGACGCGTATGTCCTTGGCCTCTATCTTAATCGCCCCAGTGTCGTTGAACTCGGCCCAGACATACGTCCTGAGGTCTATCGCTGCCGCTATGGCGGGTTTTCCGTAGACAACACTGTGCTCCCCAAAGAGGATAATTTTAGCAGGTGCCGAAGCGAGAACCCTCATACCCAACCCTCCTGGAAAAGGAAAGGATGGAAAGTTTATGTGGGTTTTGGTGTTATCTCCTCATCACGATGCCCGCGTAGCCGACCACAGCGTCCGTCGAGCGGCTCACCTCGAAGCTCGTCGTGTAGTGGAGAAGCTCGGCTTCAAGGGCTCCAGCTAAGCGCGAGTAGACCATTGCCGT encodes:
- a CDS encoding RNase J family beta-CASP ribonuclease, with product MIKIHTVSGYEEVGKNMTAVEYNGEVVIIDMGIRLDRVLIHEDVNIQEFPTKELQKLGAIPDDSGIKHKKVVAIAFTHGHLDHIGAVGKLAPHYPDVPIYGTPYTIKLAKGEVKSEKYFEVKNPMYETEYGEIVQVSENLAIEFVQITHSIPQSAMVVVHTPEGAVVHTGDFKFDNNNPLGERPDYKRLKELGKEGVKVLIAESTRVAEPTKTPSEAVAQMLLEDFFLYEGMEADGLIATTFASHIARLQELIWIANKMGRQAVLVGRSLAKYTGIAKQLGLIKMKGARAIRSPNAVRKVLREVSQARENYLLIVTGHQGEPGAVLTRMANGELYDIGKRDTVVFSAGTIPNPLNRAQRYVLETKLRMRGVRMIKDLHVSGHASREDHRYLLRLLNPENIVPAHGEFRMLTHYAELAEEEGYLIGRDVFVSRNGYTVEVP
- the fni gene encoding type 2 isopentenyl-diphosphate Delta-isomerase, with translation MQAFDKEELTVIRKFEHIEHCLKRNVQAHVSNGFEDIHFVHMSLPEIDKEEIDLSVEFLGRKFDYPIFIAGMTGGTKGSQLAGKINKTLAKAAQELNIPMGVGSQRAMIRKPETWESYYVRDVAPDVFLVGNLGAPQFAETMPDRYGIDEALKAVETIQADALAIHMNPLQESVQPEGDTQYRGVLKALAELKAEFPYPIIAKETGAGVSMEVAIRLESIGIDAIDVGGLGGTSWSAVEYYRAKDELGRNLALRFWDWGIKTSISVAEVRYSTELPIIATGGMRDGITMAKALAMGATFAGIALPLLRPAVKGDVEGVIKVLRRYIEEIRNTMFLVGARNVEELRRVPLVVTGFTREWLEQRIDLLVYLRDRRF
- a CDS encoding isopentenyl phosphate kinase, which produces MIIVKVGGSVFSDKKGKAENFDGETVRRIAKEIVNFYPREGFIIVHGGGSFGHPYAKEYRIRDGLPGDWETAHLKRIGFTLTHQAMLRANARFIEAFVREGLPAFSVSTSSVFITENGEVAYGDLEVVERLLELKFIPVLFGDVSIDLAKGVEILSGDQIITYLAKMLEPNKVIFLMDVDGIYDGKPGEGRLIQNLPKEEILALLERLHCTSAGTDVTGGICNKLREAKKIAEHSEVWFVNGKVPGRLSGAIRGDGFGTRIARE
- a CDS encoding mevalonate kinase, with translation MRVLASAPAKIILFGEHSVVYGKPAIAAAIDLRTYVWAEFNDTGAIKIEAKDIRVPGLTVSFSEDEIYFESDYGKAAEVLSYVRQAIELVREEADSTGKGVTVSITSQIPVGAGLGSSAAVAVATIGAVSRLLGLELTNKEIGKLGHRVELLVQGASSGIDPTVSAIGGFIHYEKGNFEHLPFMELPIVVGYTGSSGSTKELVAMVRRNYEEMPDVVEPILASMGKIVERAREVILSDLDEEIRFARLGGLMNINHGLLDALGVSTKKLSELVYAARTAGALGAKITGAGGGGCMYALAPEKQSEVATAITIAGGTPMITRISREGLRIEEVLP